The following DNA comes from Cheilinus undulatus linkage group 4, ASM1832078v1, whole genome shotgun sequence.
agatgacctgaaggccgctatcaaaacaacctgggcttccattacacctgagcagtgccacaggctgatcgcccccatgccacgccgcattgatgcagtaattcatgcaaaaggaggcccaaccgagtattgagtgcatagaaatgaacatacttttcagacgcctgacatttctgtttaaaatatccttttttttaattgatcttatataatattctaattttccgagacactgaattttgggttgtCATCACCTataagtcataatcatcaacatttcaagaaataaaagcttgaaatatttcactctatgtgtaatgagtctatatatgggtttcactttctgaaatgaatgacacaaaaatattgaactttttcatgatattctaattttttgaaatGTACCTATATGCACACAAACTTAATGCCCCCTCTGCAAAAGCCCATAGGTTAGTGTCCCAAGAGCCaccaagtttttaaaaacattcaagaaTTAGAAAAAGAAGCCATATCTAACTTCTGTGAGGAACAAGCCtatctaaaatgtaaattacCATGCTTCATACAAATAAGTAAGCACGTGCCAGTGAGTATGCTTGTGTCAGAGACTGAAACGAAGGAGATGTGCCTTCTTTTACGCACAAATCACAGTTTAAGTTAGGTTTAAGTGTTTTGCAaagcctttattttatttttgtttagtttgagttattaaTCATCACCTTGGTGTGTGTTGTAGGGCAATAATGTCCTTCACACCACCACGCTTACATGAACTCTGGATGAGTAACAATAAGTGCATGATTTACAGTCGAAAAGTGTGCATCAGAGCCCTCCGGCACTTGACGATTTCACAGTGGGACAGCTCTACAGTCGCACACTTAAGCGCCTTAAAGTCTGTAAATGTGGGGTTTGAGATCCAGCCATAGTTCCCTGTGTTGTGTCTCACCTTGCTTAGTGTGATGTTGGTGGAGGTGGACACGGGACAGGAGGTGGACAATTCTCCAGTGAAGCTGTGATGCCACTGCCAGTGTCCAGTCTGAAAAAAACtcacacagacaaaaaagtaCATCAACATTAACTAATTTTATCATAAACATtagttttgctactttaaacagTTGTAAAACAGGATACTAAAACCTTTATCCAATAACAAACTTTGATGTTGTCCAAACCTGCAGGCTACACCTTCCTATGTCCTCCCCAGCACCCAGCAGACAGCCTGGCAGGCGTGCTGGCACATGGGCAGGGTGGCAGTAGGCTGGCAGGATTCGCCCGGGGCACCGTCTCCTGCAGAGCCAACTCTGACCAGCTGGTGCAGGCTAACACCACCGAGTGAGCATGTACCACTAGATCAGTGGGGAGGTAGACGTTCGCTGCAGTCCAGTCCCTCTCACACTTCGAGCCTGACACCTCCAGCAGAAAACCTGCACCCATGAGATTAAGGTGAGAACTCTGTCTGGTTTATGACTTAACAGGTTGTCACATTTCTCCTGGCGGACCCTGACACCATCCCTATCGCTTTCCAGAGAGCAGAGCATAATGGACCCCTGTTTGCTAGCACCTACTGCTGCCAGATCTATGAGCCTAATCCCCAGTCTGGCTTAGTCTGAGATACTGTGATGGTTTAGCTCCAGCAGTGTTTCATACATCCCTAGAAAGACCTAATGGACCATCCTCTTTTATCTTGATCAAGCTAGGTAGCTTAGCACTGCTAGTCTACTCTAGAGAAATACAAGAGATTGTGACAAGCTTTACATTTGGGCACAGATATGTTGCCCCATATGAAGAGGCTTCAGTCCTCAGCTGCAGTGCCTCAAGGTTTGACCCCAACCTTCCGCTCTTTACTGCACGTCCTTCCCACTGTCTCCTCCCCTTCTTTCCTTACTCTCCATTTATAATAGAGAATGGCCAAATTAACGAGTTTGCAGCATCACAATTAGCTGACcctaaaacatttgttttcaacagGGTTGCAGATGCATTGGTTGAAGATCAGTTTCAGACAAGATTGGCCCATCAGCAAATAATGTAGCAAGCACCACTGTCAGATGATGAACATGTTTGTTGCGAATCACTTTGTAGTTGACTTAAAGCTGGTTTTTATACACAACTGCTTATTCAGAGGTATTTTCGCTGGGAAAAAGATCAGATTTGAAAAactctgatttggtttgatgtTCTTATGTAAAACATGTTCCAAGGACATTTAAGAGGAGATACTACTTGCAACCTAAATACATTAAAtctcagtttattttaaaaaaagactctCAAATACAGAGAACTGTATGGGCCTTGATTTCACAACTGGTGCATCTCTACTTTTCAAGTCAATTATCagacaaaaagcaacaaaataagCAGCTCACTCTCTTAATTAAAACTCCCAGACGATCTAGAAAACATTCTTCAAAGAAAACTTCCAGTGCCCAAAAATAGGCCTCAAACTCTGCATCAATGATTCACTTTCTTCTTGATACACCTTGATTGACCTGATATTGTTTGAGTTGCCCCCCCTCTCAATCATGCACACCTCCCAACCATTTCCATGTCTGACAGTTAAAAGGCCtacacacacagagaaagagcAGGCAGCTCATTGTGCGTTTTAAAGCGCTAACTAGGCCACTTAGCACCCCGTGACGCTGATCTGATCCCCGAGGCGCTGAACTTGGCAGCGGGCCCTCCTCCTTTTTTCGCTCCTTCCTTTCCCCCCTCGCCATGGGAACCAGGCCATCCTTAATGACGCAGGAGTGCTCCGTCGGATCCCACAATGCAAAGGGGCCTGACATCTGTCTTGCTAAGTGGTGCACTCTCTTGTGCACCTTGTTTGTTCAATCAACAACCCCCCACCACTCCTCAACCCCCCCACTCATCCTCCCTCTCCACCAGGCCCGTTTTCTTTATCTTTCTTcagtaaaaaaaagacaacagaatgGAAAAACAAGGGTACACAGTTTGAAAAGAACAGATAGTGAGATAGTGAGATCAAGACTCTCTTCATGACCATCTTCACGCACAAAAAGCACCGTGAGCAGAATTTTACTGTGAGCAAGTGCATCACGGTACACTGACAGCGATGGATGTTTAAACATGGAGCAGGTCAAAAACAATCTGAACCACAGGAATAAGTTAAATCTGAGCACAGTTAGCATGCATGTATGAGCCTCACAACCTCTCTACCTTCTGCATATTTGGAAATAAACAAGTGCCTGATTAAAAGTGGCCCCTAAGTCCTCATAGTTAAGACCTGGGCAAATATTTGTCCCATCAATCTTGGAAAATATAGCCATCAACCCAAGATGTTAATCACATGCTAATGGAAACCGAGGGGCTCAAAGCAACCCCGTAGCGCAATGAACGCTTTCACTTTTTCAGAAAGCCCACGTGAATGCAAATGGCCATCTAAACAGTCACTTTGACAGCATGCCAAGGCAACGTAAAGAGCCCCCTTCTTTATGCTCCTCTGGGAATGTATGTAGAGCTGTGTGGGATGAGTTCACTTTACCAGGCCCAGGTGCCAGGATATAAATGAATAATAGGTTTTATGGGTCCTAACTGAAAAAAGGCACATACACACATAATCACACATGCTCAGCCGCTCAAGTGCATCTGCAGAGAAGGATGTTCAAATTCCCACAACTCCCCTGAAAAGAGATTGGGCATGAGAATAGGTGGTTCCTATACATAATTCAGGGGTCCATGCTGAAACAATTATGTTTGCTTACTGCTAAGTACCCGTGCTCAATAGCTCGTTTGCTCTCTAGTTTGGTGCTTTCAGATGTAAGTGCTACGTGCCAAAAGTCGGTGGAACAAggctttttaataaaatataggAGCTGACACTTGAACGCTTGAATACCAGAGTagatagaaaaaaacaacaaatgctcttcatgtttttactcGAGCTTTGCATGCAAACTAAATTGCACTCGTGATTCTAAGTGTTAGCAGAAAACTCATTAACAATGCCAGACAGAGGAATTAAGACAAATAGGACATTTTAATGACAACATCACAACATTTAAGTTTAATCTAAACTTTTACAACATTAACACAAGTTCAGTATGGACAGCGCTGTCTACTGCATCCTGACCAAAATACTGGTCTTTTTGTCATTAGGAAGTGTTAGAAAACACCACAATATAATCATCTGAATAACACATTCAGATTCGTAAACAAACAGATAcaaatgtattttcaaaaaactaaatttgcctTCTTATTTTCCATGAATTTGAAGATTTAAGTCAATATATTCAAAGCAATATCTtccaaaaaaatcacagatgaAATGCTTCACGTTTTTTGACAACAGCTGTCAGAATTACAGATGTGTAAAAGCCGCAACCTCAGCGCTTCTTTCCTCGCGGCCCGTCTCACACTTGCACTCCTCCACCACTACCAGCCGCTTCTCCCTGACCTCAGCTCCACAGCGCAGAGGCACGGTCACCGTGTGAGATTTAGACGGGGCGCAGCGGGAGCACGGAGCCCGGTGATGAGGTGTCCCAGAAGCACCCAGTCCAGTGAACTCCCCTTCGGACGGGACAAACAGGGAGCTGCACTGACCGAAACACAGCTTGTTGTGCACAGTTACCGTGCTGCATCCATCTGCTGTCACATGCTGCAGGGAGGAGAGAGCAGAAATAAGTCAAACATCACAGCTGCTTTGTCTATTTCATTTAACAATGAAGATACAAAAGTcagtagtttgttttatttccacACCATACAAGATATTCACATTCTCATATAGAGAAGCTCAATTACTGTTCAATTATTGTCAATGTGCAACTGACCACAGGAGGACAAAATGTTGGAGGGACCAAGGTTAAACAGCATTCTCTCTTATATTTCTAGTCTGACACATAACCTGCAGCAGGTTTCACAACCATACAATTAACTTAATAGAAATTTTTAATAATCTCAAAGACGGTCTCATTTGCTTTGGCAGATCATAACGAAGGATCAGTATCAATCTTGCTCTGTTTTAGAACCAGCAAAAATCTCCTCGCAGTAACAATAAGTCACTTCTTACTCTATTAGTCAAGCTAACATTGAGTAAGCTAGAAAAATATCCATTCAATATTcaacattaaacaaaaatctAGGCCTTTCCTTTCAGTCTTCTGTCTGAAAGTAGCAGACAGACTTGCTATAGCAGGTTATAAAATTTGACACATTTCCCTCTAAATTTTCACTGGCAATTGTCTAACAAGTTGCTGGCTATTTGGAAACTGTGAATCAATGATTCAACAGAAGCCAATGATTTATACGGCTTACATCCTGGACAGGACAGTACAACATTATTGCAGCACCCCCTACTATGAACATCAAACCAGAGGAAAGTGGCTGTGAATTTATTTGATACCATCACACAAGAGCCAAAAAGGGCTGTAATAATGAGCAGTTCCTTACAGTCTATTTTAGTTAATCAATCACTATTGTTCATGCATGGCACAGACTTGAGTTTtgcagagaaaggaaaaaaaatacaaggtgATAGACatgatataaaattattttcctCTTACCTGAGTGAAAGGCAGAGCAGTGCACATCTGTTTGGTGTCCTTTAGATTGACTGGTAGGTACGTCTTCTCTCCTTTGTTTATGACTCTCTGCCACATCTGCAGGCCCTGCCTCTTCTTCAGTTCAATCCCGTTTTTAGGACTGAGGTGGTGGAGAGGACTCACTGGGGTTTTAGCAGCTGGAGCAGGACCTGGACGCCCCTGAGCCAAGAAAGCAGGGAAGGGCATTCTGGAGCCAAGGGAAGGGGCTCTTCTGGGGGTCAGTCCTTGTCTGACAAAGCCTGACTGGGCCAGAGACCGAGGATCTAACCTAACCACCTTCACTATTCCCCGGACAGGTTCATCTGGTCCGCTGCCTGATGATTCAAAATCAACTCTTGATCCTTTCATAGAGTTGTAAAAAGAACTGTGAGGGAATGCCAGAGCCAGAGTCCAACATGAAAGAAAGACAAGAGAGATAGAGCAGACCATCCTTGAAAATAAACAGGGGAACTGAAGCAGAAATAGCAATGCTACAGCTGTTTTTCAAATCTGCAGGAAAGTTACAGCAAAATAagcaaaattaacaaaaaaaatttgtttgGTGGTTTGGTCCAAGGTTCCAAATGGCAACCTTGCAGTCAATGTCCAGAAAGCATGACAGAGAGAGTCTTTTATATAAGTAGCTGTCAGTTCTCACCTGCGTTTTAATGCAGTGAAGGTGTTGCATTTCCCACACCAGGCCAGACATCACACCAAGCCTATAACTCCACCTCGGGGATGGTCGCCAGACCAAGGAGACTTCAGTGTCAAGTTGAGCATTAAAGCGTAGTCATGAAAAAGGAGCTTGATCTTTGGAGTCCAGTATAATATGGACAAAGATCATTTTTATCAATGtatgcacttttaaaacattatttcataGTAATAGCAATATGAGCATTCACTGTAAACACATTATAAAAGTAATAAATTGCAAGACTGATGCCATGTAAAAGGTAATGCTTTTTCACTCAGCCTGTGTACATTTAACACTCTGGAAGAAGGCTTGAGGATATGGTCATGATTTCGCAACATTTTGAAGCAGTCAAATGAAGTTAAAGTTAGCTCTTAGTTACCATTACATTAATTGATGCAATTTTAAGAGGTGGGAAAAGATCTACTTAATCCTGGTACATGTTTTTATCCAAATGATTCTCTTCATGATCAAAAAAGTAGTCTATGCCCTTGACATAGGGGGAAACATGTTAGCAAAGATTCAGAGAGTGCTGAAAATGGCCCCTTGTCTTCAATAAAACCCTCACTCGGCTTTTCCTGTTACATCTGGTTGTAAATCGGTAACGAGTTTATGTTCTCTGCGTAAACAAGCCGTCTCCTGTCCATTTTTCCCACAGCCACCCCTTTGTCGTCCCATCATTACACCATTAGACTTCAGTGAGCTTTGTCAGCCGTGACCTGATCACACAGCAGCTTCTGAAAGGTGGGCTGACTTACGGGGTAATAATCCAATGTGTTTAACTTTCTCATAGAGATTTTGTAGAGAGGCCCTTTTTACTCCTAAACCCTTTTCCACATCTGTTTCACACTGCACACAATCTGGTCCACTTAGATTCACAGAGGAATGATAGGGGTTGACTTTAATCAAAAAAATTTCTTAGCCTTTCTGCCCTGAAACATTTACTCACAGGCTTGTGAGGTCTATTTTCCATCTTTCTGAAGTGAAAATTCAAAGGTTTTAAATTTGAAGACTACTACAGAATGTGAGAGAATGTGTTCAGTAATATTATGGGACAATAGCATCCATTTGTTTGCAATACATGTGTTTTACACAAGAGGGCGTACTTTACAAAGCATCATCTCCCCTGTATATCCAGGCGCTCTTGCTGTTTTAGCAGCCTCTTCTTTACATACAGCTGAGGCTGCTAAAATTTTTCAGAACAAAACTCCTTTACAGGATATGTTTATcacttttttcaaatataaCATTATTCTGGTGACTATATTGTTCTCACATTTCAAAGCCTtagaaacacttttacaaaacctAATGACTCTGCAGAAGCATTTCCCAAGGTTAACACATCTCAAACCAGCGGTTGTTGATGTGTTAGGACTCTTTAAGAAAGGAGAAACCCAATTAAGCAACTGTTAAGTCAGTCACAAAAAGTCAATGCTCCTATGCTCTCAGgattgttgattttattttatgacaGCTGACAAACCCAAGAGAAATAAAGTCAGCATATTCTGATAAAATGCAGTAATCAAATAATATCAGAGTAAAAGGAAGTAAAGATGATGGAAACTGCAACATTCCTCTGGGACTTTGCTGTAGACTCTGGACTCATCAGCTTAGTTATTTGTGAAGTATAAAGCAGCCAAAGGAGTAAAAAATACAGTTGACTAAAGTGTAGCTCAATGAAGAGTAGAGAGTGATCTCTTTTTAGATGCTGAGGGGCTCAGCAAAATACATGGAAGTGCATGGAACAGATGAAAAACAGACAATGAAATCTGTTTCAAGTATAGAGCACAAATGAGCCTTTACTCAGCTCACTGCATTTTTGGCGCTTCAAAACTTTGTTACTTTACATCCTGTTTAGACATAGAAATAACAGATATATTATCATTTGAAGCATGaagtatcaaaaagtatcaaagtatcTTCACAACCTTATTCTCAGCTGGTCTGCCCTCAGGACCCATCATCACCTCCTTAATGAGAAAATCTGacacaaattaaaattaaaactactTAAATTATTGAAGGAAAGTTGTTGCAGTTTGGATATTAGATTGAACAAAATGCAGGGTTGAACAAGGAGACAGCACAAAACACATGTTTCAAAAGCAAATCAATACAGATGCCCTttggaggacatgcatgcatacatttttatgtaCTCTTTTTCATGTGGATAACGTCCATTTTAGTTGATAtcttgtgaaataaaaagattaaaatcagttttgttatttctacataaaaatataactcATTACTTTGTTTTATTACAGCATAAGAAAAATTGTGTCTGTACCAGTTTGTCCACTTATAGGCTTCTGtacattaaagacttttttccaggcacacactCTTGATCCACTGAAAAAGGGTTCCACAACCAGCTTTTAGGTCCCAAGCCACCAGCTGACAACCACTGGCTTTGCTGGTAGGTTGTGTCCCATGTGTGGAGGTTGTGTTCTCCTCCAAGTGGGCAGCCTGTGTTTGGGCCCTGTCTGTGGCTCttttcccactctctcatccccaATTCTGATTCTATATGCtgtattcagaaaaaaaaaacacagcacaaaTGCCCCAAAAATAACTCCTTACAAAAACACTGCAACTAAGACTGTTAGCAGGAGTATGCTTGAAACTTTCTgattagttcattttttttctaagtacACCTTATGAAATTGATGGAATTTTTTCCTAAagcttttttaatattattgttCATTAAACTAATGGAGAATGTagtatttaaaaacacatggtacagaaaaaatattgattttgagAGCCCAACAATAATCTCAATTAACTTTTAAAAGGGTGCTTCCAAAAATCAGACATTAACATTACCTAACccagagaataaaaacatgacgcAGATTCATCACATGCTTTTAACTGCAGTTCAAACTGTTTTATGATGATCATAACAAAGAGacaatttttccagaaaatgaCGCCACTGAGGAGGCTCTCTGGCTATCTTTAAGAGGGCACGTGATAGGACAACCTGCTGTTTCAGCAGACACCAGTAAGCACACATTGAACCTCACACACAAGCTGACACACACTAATCTGTCATCTCTGTTTTGTGACAAATCACCAGCAATTAACCTCCTACAATGTAATTTACACAGCACAGAGCAAATCACTACAGCTCTGAGCATAAAGCTGGACCATACTGAGCAGCTCACCTTTTCATTCCTTTGCAGTACAACAGCTGTTCATTTCTATTGTTTGTTATTGCTGTGTAATCTTTCATCTCCTGTATGTAGGACTGAGTTGCCAAAGATGCAGCTGTTCACCAAAGAGGTGTCCAAAACTCAAGCCATAGAGGGATGTCATAGATAAcatgagaaacaaaaacagcttgttCGTCATTGGACAGGTTTATGTGAAAAACTCACCAACTCTGTGAGACATTAGTGTCATAAACTCCCTTTCTTCCTGTTCTTTCTCAGCAGGTGCTCATAAAACGTCGGTAGTCCTTTGGAAAAAAGAGACCACAGCCAGTTAGTGCAATTAGCTTGAACTTtagctcatgattttgaaaaatcaaaagTGCATCAACAGATTTCTCAACCAGATGGGGAAGGAGgaaaaaagttgtggaaaaaGCACAGACATATTGTATCCTAATAGAAAACAAACTGTTAATGAGCCAACATGTGCTAATTTACCCATGCAGCTTTTTAAACCTTCAAGAGATCCTCTAAAATCCAACTTAATTTGTTCCTTCAGGCAGAAATCAGCCACCTCcttaaaactgctgtaaaaatatgatacataatttttgtttttcaactttaaacaagtaaatcttgtaaaactacctcagcctgaaatatacataacaaataattatatttttggaaattttaaccctttaaaatgtaagtcCGGTTCCATTACCCCACtgattttcattgaaaaaaaaaaaaaatccaaaaaacacattccaATTAGTATTGCTTATTATTACTATTAGGCTCTGAGATTAGATAATGATTGGCAGCAACACTgatattcatgcatttttagtttttctgtagtgtcagatttttaaaaaactcacaccCGTTCCTTTGAACAAATGTAGCACACTAACATTTCAGCAGCAAGGtatccttttaaaaaacagtaaaaagtgtgattttattgCATGCCAAGAATGGGGAAGAAGTAGCAGCATCTGGTTGACTagtataaaaattaaaaactgaaggcCAGTAGTACAAAATTAAATCTTAACATCAAGGAATGCATTAGTTCAAGTTAAGATAAATGTTCAACCTTTGTTCAACTATGACATGAGACTCAGAAATTGTGTAAAGAGTTTGTTGAATCACAAAATACAACAACTACAAAGAGTTTTGTTTCAAATCAGGCATCTGTAAAGTGACTTCAATTTTCTGCTGTACTATTTATCTCTGTAAACGTATTCTGTGGCCCAGCATTAATGTCTCAGAGAGCACTGGTAAATTCTTAAAATAGGGAAGAAAATGACagtaaaatgtttaacaaaatGTCACCACTTTGTCCAACAtcaacaaatgaaataaaaacatgacaccAGTTgcatacatcagacaaaataaatgaccaGAGGTGACATGACTTCAGACTATGGCTGTTTTAGTATTTgacactttaaataaataacaggtagtcaagttttttgttttattacagtttaaaatgtgatttctttcttttcattcatGTGATTTTTAGTCATGTAAATTACCTCTCACGGCCCACCTTTGGTACCAATTAGGTCCACTGGTGGGCATAAAAGCATAAATCCTGTCATGAACTATTAGTTCTGCAAGTTTACATGCTAGCTAAATGCATGTGCTAACGTGAGTTATGTCTGCATGATAATGTAATTTTGactaataaataataaatggagCATTAATGACATTAGAGCCATATAAAATTAAACACTTACAGTTGGGCTACAATCAAAACAAATCTACTGTAAAACGTAGTGAACTCCAAAATGCCTAGGTCTAAAATAAAGCAGACTCATCTGACAGTAAACATGCTAGCGTGAAGCGGACTGCTACTAGCTAACGATAGCCTAGCTCAGTTTTAGCACACATAGTTCTGCTCAGCCTGACGGTCTCCCTTTTCACCATCCATAAAATCTTCCTCTTTATCCTCCATTTGTTGAGTTTCCAGCATGATTTCTCACCACATTAGCAGTTAACATCTTCATTGCTCCGTGTACTTGTCGACCATCGTCAGTCTCTCTTCCTAGTGTCATGTCAATGACAAACATGGTCCACAACTAGCGGGTTAACTCGAATTATCTGTACTTAACCAACACATTATAAACTTGTAGACGCCAACATTAAAAGCtgcagagtttttgtttttttttttttttttttttgctataaatcaaactcagagTTTTACAATCCGGCCAATTACAAGCAGTGTTCATCAGCGGTCTCAGTGACGTCATCACCAGGTGTTTTGAATTTTGCTAATTATCATACCGTTTATGCTTTCATTAGTTTAGCTGGTACTACTGAATCAGTTGTGTGTCAGACTGAAAATAACAACTGGAGTGAATTTTTTATGAGCCCTAGCTGGACGCAATAAAATGTCATACCCTTACTGGCATGTCATCACGTATGTGAGGGTAATGACAtaagctttgtttttattctgaaggtCTTAAAATTGTCAACTCTGATCAACTCTCGATTTAAACTCAAAAGTGGTTTAACAGCCTACTGCaacaaaatcaagaaaatgtttattttctgttgtttatcttttttaaaaataaggttGCTTTTATGTTGTCCCATACACCAACAGTGGGTGAAACTGTGTGGATGTTACAGCATGATTAGAGTAGCCTGAACAGAGCTAAACGGCTTTCAATATGAGGAAAACTATCAATTTTgcaatggaaaaaatgtgtatACTCCCTGTATGTTCCAAATGAGTGATTCTTAGCTTCTTACTGTGTGCAGGCCCCTAATAAACAACTAAATGTAAATGGATAACCTGGACTTCTGCTTGTTGCTAGGAAGGGAAGAAAACTCTCAGTAAACTCTTGCTTGTCCAATTTGAACCAATATAGTCTAGTGTCAATGAAATGTGTGGTATGAAATGTCTAAACTCAAGCACTATTTGAACTCAGTTTAAGTGAAAACATGCTTGtaataaatgtttgcaaatggagactgcatgactaggtgcttgatttgatacatgtgtggcaacaggtctgattgaaacacctgaattcaataataaacaggtgtggccacatacttttgtccatatagtgtatgtgacATAATTCTTATGTTATCATCTGACATTGTTAAATttctgatacaaaaaaaatcagaccagAGTGCATTACAATATAAAAAATCTTTCTACTTAATGAAAACATGCATATTacatataaaatgaaaataaggaaACCAGGAGGAGTTAAGATTGGGATATTTATTACTAATATttgatcaaatataaaaaataaatgcattaactTAAGGCAGTGAATACAAGAAATATAAACAACCGACATAGTCCCTTTCTGCCCTGTACATCATTACACATGGCTTCATGTATCAGCACAATGACAGTTTACAGCAGCTCTattaagataaataaatcacatataaatgtTAACATATACAGTCTTAAAACTAAGAAAACTTCCGCTTCATTTACACCCTCTCCATGTTTGATCTTAATGCTCTACAGGCCAATAAATGCAGGTAGAACATTAAATGACTTTAAACTGTCAGTTCtgaatcaggaaaaaaaaggtttgtatATCAAAAGTTGCTTCCATGTCTAATTTCTCCACCAATTACAATGATGTTCTGTTATCAGGAAACACTATGCCTTATTGCCAATGTTGTTGTAGAGGACCATCGAAACCACCATGGCAGCAATCTGTAGGGACAACAATTCATTATAACATTGCACAAACACAATTCAAAGCATTTGAGAGATAGCTCATTGACTGTGTACATTCAACTCTG
Coding sequences within:
- the dand5 gene encoding DAN domain family member 5 isoform X2, which translates into the protein MKGSRVDFESSGSGPDEPVRGIVKVVRLDPRSLAQSGFVRQGLTPRRAPSLGSRMPFPAFLAQGRPGPAPAAKTPVSPLHHLSPKNGIELKKRQGLQMWQRVINKGEKTYLPVNLKDTKQMCTALPFTQHVTADGCSTVTVHNKLCFGQCSSLFVPSEGEFTGLGASGTPHHRAPCSRCAPSKSHTVTVPLRCGAEVREKRLVVVEECKCETGREERSAEVAAFTHL
- the dand5 gene encoding DAN domain family member 5 isoform X1; translation: MVCSISLVFLSCWTLALAFPHSSFYNSMKGSRVDFESSGSGPDEPVRGIVKVVRLDPRSLAQSGFVRQGLTPRRAPSLGSRMPFPAFLAQGRPGPAPAAKTPVSPLHHLSPKNGIELKKRQGLQMWQRVINKGEKTYLPVNLKDTKQMCTALPFTQHVTADGCSTVTVHNKLCFGQCSSLFVPSEGEFTGLGASGTPHHRAPCSRCAPSKSHTVTVPLRCGAEVREKRLVVVEECKCETGREERSAEVAAFTHL